The following are encoded in a window of Corynebacterium argentoratense DSM 44202 genomic DNA:
- a CDS encoding P1 family peptidase yields the protein MAVELLPGIGVGHVTHDATGVTAVACPAGAFAAVDVRGGGPGTRETDLLEAHNTVQQVHAVMLAGGSAYGLAAADGAMQELERQGIGFKVLDDVADSPIVPIVPAAVIFDLLVGDPSIRPTAADGAEAVRRACSVLDQEGAGASVSVGEEAPCGSVGAGRGATAGVVRGGYGQATVTSVEGYSVAACVVANPVGSVVDPNTGAVYCRPNEHVDLDAFKALPPLGTKLNTTIGVVATDAPLTKAQAKRLAMCAHDGLARAVRPSHSPLDGDTFFALATGDGRGVNIPTLGALCASAADAVSEAIAQAIFNAEPGENQTSLKEILK from the coding sequence TTGGCCGTTGAGTTGCTGCCAGGCATTGGGGTCGGTCACGTCACTCATGACGCCACGGGGGTGACTGCTGTCGCCTGTCCTGCGGGCGCCTTCGCCGCTGTCGATGTGCGCGGGGGTGGTCCAGGTACCCGCGAGACCGACCTGTTGGAGGCGCACAACACCGTCCAGCAGGTGCATGCGGTGATGTTGGCCGGCGGTTCGGCCTATGGTTTGGCGGCGGCCGATGGTGCCATGCAGGAGTTAGAGCGCCAGGGGATCGGATTCAAAGTTCTTGATGACGTCGCGGACTCGCCGATTGTGCCTATCGTTCCGGCGGCAGTGATTTTTGACCTATTGGTGGGCGATCCCAGCATCAGGCCTACCGCGGCGGACGGGGCAGAGGCTGTGCGCAGAGCCTGCAGTGTCTTAGATCAGGAGGGCGCAGGCGCATCCGTTAGCGTCGGGGAGGAGGCGCCGTGCGGATCAGTGGGTGCTGGTCGTGGCGCTACAGCTGGGGTTGTGCGCGGAGGCTACGGACAAGCAACCGTCACCAGTGTCGAGGGGTACAGCGTTGCCGCTTGCGTGGTTGCCAACCCTGTGGGCTCCGTCGTCGATCCCAACACCGGTGCCGTTTACTGCCGGCCCAACGAACACGTCGACCTTGATGCTTTTAAAGCATTGCCGCCGCTGGGAACCAAACTCAACACCACCATCGGCGTGGTAGCAACGGACGCACCATTGACCAAAGCCCAGGCCAAACGCCTAGCAATGTGCGCCCACGATGGGCTGGCTCGCGCTGTCCGCCCCTCGCACTCCCCACTGGACGGGGACACCTTTTTCGCTCTTGCCACCGGCGACGGTCGCGGCGTCAACATTCCGACGCTTGGCGCGCTGTGCGCAAGCGCGGCTGACGCCGTATCCGAAGCCATTGCCCAGGCCATTTTCAATGCGGAGCCGGGGGAGAACCAGACCAGCCTGAAGGAGATCCTCAAGTGA
- a CDS encoding ATP-dependent DNA helicase has protein sequence MLSHVVEHIGGARREGQVRMTNAVARALATHRHLAVQAGTGTGKSMAYLVPAIEHAQRTDSTVVVSTATIALQNQLVGRDLPRLVVALDGVVDRTPSFAIVKGRSNYVCLQRVGQAEADDAAQPSLDSGSPVELTELGAHMQRVRDFAQDSDTGDRDDLAPGVPDTVWRAVSVTAKECIGASRCPFGADCFAEKARAEASDVDVVVTNHAMLAIDALADANILPEHDVVIVDEAHELDARITAVATTELSAQALVLAANRAAKLDPAAKAADDLKGLADELADMLQLEQQGRLLELTDHVQDTLVGVRDTVMRLRDKIRSGAAPDESDNDPERAAERQNLANHLLELHEGIVRMFDTLEAPPDKTRDVLWLNNKTLKVAPLSVAGLLSDRLFSSNTVVLTSATLSVGGNFNALAAAWGLPKGTWDGLDAGTPFDPRKAGILYTPRHIPEPGRDGLAPATLDEIAGLIMAAGGRTLGLFASRRAAEQAAAEMRKRLPFDILCQGDDTIPALVKRFADSENTCLFGTLTLWQGVDVPGRSCSLVIIDKIPFPRPDDPLLQARKEAADAAGRNGFMEVAATHASLFMAQGAGRLLRSVDDRGVVAVLDKRLIEKRYGSFIRSSMPSFWPTHDPDVVTQALKRLVAQ, from the coding sequence ATGCTGTCCCACGTCGTTGAGCACATCGGCGGTGCACGGCGCGAGGGGCAGGTACGAATGACCAACGCGGTTGCGCGCGCGTTGGCGACCCACCGGCATCTGGCTGTGCAGGCGGGTACTGGTACCGGTAAGTCGATGGCTTATTTGGTGCCGGCTATTGAGCATGCGCAGCGTACGGATTCCACGGTGGTGGTGTCGACTGCGACGATTGCGTTGCAGAACCAGCTGGTGGGCAGGGATTTGCCGCGTTTGGTGGTGGCTCTTGATGGGGTGGTTGATCGCACGCCGTCGTTTGCGATTGTTAAGGGCCGAAGTAATTATGTGTGTCTGCAGCGGGTGGGGCAGGCGGAGGCTGATGACGCCGCGCAACCCAGCCTGGATTCTGGTTCCCCTGTGGAGTTGACGGAGTTGGGGGCGCATATGCAGCGGGTGCGTGATTTTGCCCAGGATTCAGACACTGGTGACCGTGATGACCTCGCCCCCGGTGTGCCGGATACTGTGTGGCGGGCGGTGTCTGTGACCGCTAAGGAGTGCATTGGTGCCTCGCGTTGCCCTTTTGGTGCGGACTGTTTCGCGGAGAAAGCCCGCGCAGAGGCGTCGGATGTTGATGTGGTCGTCACCAACCATGCGATGCTCGCTATTGATGCGTTGGCCGATGCGAATATTTTGCCGGAGCATGACGTCGTGATTGTCGATGAGGCACACGAGCTCGACGCTCGCATCACTGCTGTGGCCACAACGGAGTTGTCGGCGCAGGCGTTGGTGTTGGCCGCCAATCGTGCGGCGAAGCTCGACCCGGCTGCTAAGGCTGCTGATGATCTCAAGGGTCTGGCGGATGAGCTTGCCGACATGCTGCAGCTTGAGCAGCAGGGGCGTTTGTTGGAACTTACTGATCACGTCCAGGACACGCTGGTGGGGGTGCGCGACACTGTAATGCGGTTGCGTGACAAGATCCGCAGTGGTGCTGCCCCGGATGAATCAGACAACGATCCAGAGCGGGCAGCTGAGCGTCAAAACCTGGCCAACCATCTTTTGGAACTGCACGAAGGCATCGTGCGGATGTTCGACACGCTGGAGGCGCCACCGGATAAGACGCGTGACGTGTTGTGGCTGAACAACAAGACCCTCAAGGTTGCGCCGCTGTCGGTGGCGGGGTTGCTCAGCGATCGTCTTTTTAGTTCCAACACGGTTGTGTTGACCAGTGCCACGTTGAGCGTTGGCGGCAATTTCAACGCGTTGGCTGCGGCGTGGGGTTTGCCGAAGGGCACGTGGGATGGGTTGGATGCCGGCACCCCCTTCGACCCGCGCAAAGCGGGCATTTTGTACACGCCCCGCCATATTCCAGAACCGGGGCGCGACGGTCTTGCGCCGGCAACGTTGGACGAGATAGCGGGGTTGATCATGGCGGCCGGCGGGCGCACGTTGGGGTTGTTCGCATCCCGCCGTGCAGCAGAGCAGGCCGCCGCCGAGATGCGCAAACGCCTGCCTTTCGACATCCTCTGCCAGGGTGACGACACCATCCCCGCGCTGGTCAAGCGCTTTGCCGATAGCGAAAACACGTGTTTGTTTGGCACGCTCACCCTGTGGCAGGGCGTCGACGTGCCGGGGCGTTCCTGCTCGCTCGTCATCATCGATAAAATTCCTTTCCCCCGACCGGACGACCCACTGCTGCAAGCCAGAAAAGAGGCTGCTGACGCCGCGGGCCGCAACGGATTCATGGAAGTCGCAGCGACCCACGCCTCCCTGTTCATGGCGCAAGGTGCCGGGCGCCTCCTGCGTTCCGTCGACGACCGCGGCGTCGTCGCTGTGCTAGACAAGCGGCTAATAGAAAAACGCTACGGCTCGTTCATCCGCTCCTCTATGCCAAGCTTTTGGCCCACGCATGACCCCGACGTTGTCACCCAAGCGTTGAAACGGTTGGTGGCGCAGTGA
- a CDS encoding nicotinate phosphoribosyltransferase, with protein MTSTQRSSALLTDKYELTMLQASLADGSAHRQCAFEVFARRLNGERRYGVVAGTARVVRAIEDFVFTEEQLASLDFLDDVTLDYLRNYRFSGQVDGYAEGELYFPYSPILTIRGTFAECVILETVILSIMNSDSAVASAAARMVTAADGRPIIEMGSRRTHEYAAVSSSRAAYLAGFDATSNLEAAHRYGIPASGTAAHAWTLLHVNPDGSPNEEAAFRSQVESLGKGTVLLVDTYDIAKGVETAVKVAGPELGGVRIDSGDLGVLTRQVRQQLDDLGNTNTKIVVSSDLDEFTIAGLRGDPIDVFGVGTSVVNGSGVPTAGMVYKIVEVEGNPVAKRSRNKKSLGGVKRGFRMHRRTGTAVEEVVVPFDAVEPPAGSPSVTARELTRPLMRDGRRVEGLPTLEQSREHLAAQLVSLPWEGLALSRDEPALSTRFLGF; from the coding sequence GTGACTTCCACTCAGCGTTCAAGTGCCCTGTTGACTGACAAGTACGAGTTGACGATGCTTCAGGCGTCGCTTGCCGATGGCAGTGCCCATCGCCAGTGCGCCTTTGAGGTATTCGCCCGCCGCCTTAATGGCGAGCGCCGATACGGGGTTGTTGCTGGTACAGCCCGCGTTGTCCGCGCTATTGAGGACTTTGTCTTTACCGAGGAGCAGCTGGCCAGCCTCGATTTTCTTGATGACGTCACGTTGGATTATCTGCGCAATTACCGTTTCTCTGGTCAGGTGGACGGCTATGCCGAGGGCGAGCTGTACTTCCCCTATTCCCCGATTTTGACGATCCGTGGCACTTTTGCCGAGTGCGTGATTTTGGAGACTGTGATCTTGTCGATCATGAACTCCGATTCTGCGGTGGCCTCGGCTGCGGCGCGTATGGTGACGGCTGCTGATGGGCGTCCGATCATTGAGATGGGTTCTCGCCGCACCCACGAGTACGCTGCCGTGTCTTCCTCCCGCGCAGCTTATTTGGCGGGGTTTGACGCGACGTCAAACTTGGAGGCGGCGCACCGTTACGGCATTCCGGCTTCTGGCACCGCTGCACACGCGTGGACGTTGTTGCATGTCAATCCCGATGGCAGCCCCAATGAGGAGGCCGCGTTCCGCTCTCAGGTCGAGTCGCTGGGTAAGGGCACTGTGTTGTTGGTGGACACCTACGACATTGCCAAGGGTGTGGAAACAGCAGTGAAGGTTGCTGGCCCGGAGCTTGGCGGTGTCCGTATCGACTCGGGCGATCTGGGTGTGTTGACCCGACAGGTGCGCCAGCAACTGGACGACCTGGGCAATACCAATACCAAGATTGTTGTCTCTTCTGATTTGGATGAGTTCACGATCGCTGGTTTGCGTGGGGACCCGATCGATGTGTTTGGTGTGGGTACGTCGGTGGTCAATGGTTCGGGTGTGCCGACTGCCGGCATGGTGTACAAGATTGTGGAGGTTGAAGGCAATCCTGTGGCCAAGCGCAGCCGCAATAAGAAGTCTCTGGGTGGCGTCAAGCGTGGTTTCCGTATGCACCGTCGCACCGGTACTGCGGTGGAAGAGGTTGTTGTGCCTTTTGACGCCGTGGAGCCTCCTGCAGGCAGCCCGAGCGTGACCGCTCGCGAACTGACCCGTCCGTTGATGCGTGATGGCCGCCGGGTGGAGGGTTTGCCGACTCTCGAGCAATCACGTGAGCATTTGGCTGCTCAGCTGGTTTCTCTTCCGTGGGAAGGGTTGGCGTTGTCGCGTGACGAGCCCGCCCTGTCGACTCGTTTCCTAGGTTTCTAA
- the clpS gene encoding ATP-dependent Clp protease adapter ClpS, producing the protein MTSATEKTPAAPRLAQGNGASPTPLLEEVVEVAPSENLPWMCIVWDDPVNLMSYVTYVFISILGYDPKRAHELMMQVHTEGKAVVSSGERDKVESDVKKLHAAGLWATMQQA; encoded by the coding sequence ATGACTTCCGCTACAGAGAAGACCCCCGCGGCCCCACGCCTGGCCCAAGGCAACGGAGCAAGCCCGACCCCGCTGCTCGAAGAAGTCGTCGAGGTAGCCCCCAGCGAAAACCTCCCCTGGATGTGTATCGTCTGGGACGACCCCGTCAACCTCATGAGCTACGTGACCTACGTGTTCATTTCCATCCTCGGCTACGACCCCAAGCGAGCGCACGAACTAATGATGCAAGTTCACACCGAAGGCAAAGCCGTCGTCAGCTCCGGAGAACGCGACAAGGTGGAATCGGACGTCAAAAAGCTCCACGCTGCTGGCCTCTGGGCCACTATGCAGCAGGCCTAA
- a CDS encoding DUF2017 domain-containing protein: MEAWSSQGGRVRPLRYVTVFDPMEREILGDAAAHLCETLIKRVRSAPKDELAELTGMPSGHKEAPADPGMARLLPDFEREGDEEYEGDNSLLRSLHEQDICREKIVGLMAITNALGPDGSVRVEVDPDEVHNWLRALNDLRLYLSETDTRVPSDDMVSREFFIEWLAFCQESLLEVLLGR; this comes from the coding sequence ATGGAAGCCTGGTCCTCGCAAGGCGGCCGCGTCCGTCCACTCCGCTACGTCACCGTGTTTGACCCCATGGAGCGCGAAATTTTGGGCGACGCCGCAGCCCACCTGTGCGAAACGTTGATCAAACGCGTCCGTTCCGCCCCCAAGGATGAGCTTGCGGAGCTCACTGGCATGCCCAGTGGCCACAAGGAAGCCCCGGCCGACCCCGGCATGGCGCGCCTGTTGCCCGATTTCGAACGCGAAGGTGACGAAGAGTACGAGGGTGACAATTCCCTCCTGCGTTCCCTGCACGAGCAGGACATCTGCCGCGAGAAAATCGTCGGCCTGATGGCTATCACTAATGCGCTGGGGCCCGACGGTTCGGTGCGCGTAGAGGTCGACCCGGATGAGGTGCACAATTGGCTGCGCGCACTTAATGATCTGCGCCTGTACCTGTCGGAGACCGACACTCGCGTGCCCTCTGACGACATGGTCAGCCGGGAATTCTTCATCGAATGGTTGGCGTTTTGCCAGGAGTCCTTGCTGGAGGTGCTCCTTGGCCGTTGA